In Thermodesulforhabdus norvegica, a single window of DNA contains:
- a CDS encoding pyruvate ferredoxin oxidoreductase subunit gamma has product MVEIRLHGRGGQGAVTSAELTALAAISKGLYAQAFPSFGPERRGAPVMAFVRVSEEPILTREKVYEPDIVVVLDPSLMEIVDVQAGLKDGGWLIVNTKSSPREVKEKYGVKAHVATVDAMKIAMEVLRVPITNTTMLGALVKASGVVPLESFEEPIKERFGPLGEKNFAACKKAFEETELEE; this is encoded by the coding sequence ATGGTTGAAATCAGGTTGCACGGTCGAGGTGGACAGGGTGCCGTTACGTCGGCAGAACTTACCGCTCTGGCCGCGATTTCCAAGGGGCTTTACGCACAGGCTTTTCCGAGCTTTGGTCCCGAGCGGCGTGGAGCTCCCGTGATGGCCTTCGTGAGGGTCAGCGAAGAGCCGATTCTTACGCGGGAGAAGGTTTACGAACCCGATATCGTCGTGGTTCTTGATCCAAGCCTTATGGAGATTGTTGATGTTCAGGCAGGACTCAAGGACGGTGGCTGGTTGATCGTCAATACGAAGAGTTCTCCCAGGGAAGTTAAGGAGAAGTATGGAGTCAAAGCTCATGTTGCTACCGTCGATGCGATGAAAATAGCAATGGAGGTTCTTCGGGTGCCCATTACCAACACCACCATGCTCGGTGCATTGGTGAAGGCCAGTGGGGTGGTTCCCCTGGAAAGCTTTGAAGAACCCATCAAGGAGAGATTCGGCCCGTTGGGAGAAAAGAATTTTGCCGCCTGTAAGAAAGCATTTGAAGAAACTGAGCTGGAGGAGTGA
- the porD gene encoding pyruvate synthase subunit PorD — translation MAKETGICSWKELALGAAIVTPGNASELKTGDWRSMRPVVDYEKCIKCGRCYILCPDMVYTPRDDGYYELNYYYCKGCGICANECPKDAIEMVEEGR, via the coding sequence GTGGCTAAGGAAACAGGAATCTGTAGCTGGAAGGAACTTGCTCTGGGTGCGGCCATAGTGACGCCGGGGAATGCTTCAGAGCTGAAAACCGGCGACTGGCGTTCGATGCGCCCGGTGGTGGATTACGAAAAGTGCATAAAGTGCGGTCGATGCTACATCCTTTGTCCTGATATGGTCTATACGCCCCGAGATGATGGCTATTACGAGCTTAATTACTACTACTGCAAAGGGTGTGGCATCTGCGCCAACGAGTGCCCAAAGGATGCTATCGAAATGGTTGAGGAGGGGCGATAA
- a CDS encoding transketolase C-terminal domain-containing protein, translated as MGKRVGMEVSIAAAETIALIDVDVVAAYPITPQTHIVEHLSELVANGHLDAEFIPVESEHSAMSTCVGAAAAGARTFTSTSSQGYALMVEICYIASSMRLPIVMAVANRSLSAPISIWNDHSDMMLARDTGWIQTVAENGQDVVDLLIHAYRVAEDHRVLLPVMVNLDGFILTHMIEPIYLPSREEVQAYLPPYKPLLRLDPDNPVTMGPVGVPEVYTEAKKAQDEALKNAKPVILEAWDEFEKHFGRRYRPVEVYKADDAETLLLTVGSISETAMQAVDIMRDKGRKVGLARLRLYRPFPVEELVSVVKKAKNLIVVDRALGFNGHVGPLCMEVKSTLFDHGIRPYVMNYVAGLGGRDVTVEDFVSMVDSTEQKARAKEPMTYEIINVRE; from the coding sequence ATGGGAAAACGAGTGGGAATGGAGGTCTCCATAGCCGCTGCGGAGACCATTGCTCTTATAGATGTGGACGTGGTGGCCGCCTATCCCATCACGCCACAGACTCATATAGTTGAGCATTTGTCGGAGCTTGTGGCTAACGGCCATCTGGACGCTGAGTTTATTCCCGTTGAGTCAGAACACAGTGCAATGAGTACTTGCGTGGGGGCTGCCGCTGCCGGAGCAAGAACCTTTACCTCCACAAGCTCCCAGGGATATGCCCTTATGGTGGAGATTTGTTACATTGCTTCAAGTATGAGGCTTCCGATAGTCATGGCCGTGGCCAACCGGTCTCTGAGTGCTCCGATCAGCATCTGGAACGATCATTCAGATATGATGCTGGCTCGCGATACAGGATGGATCCAGACGGTTGCCGAAAATGGGCAGGATGTCGTGGACCTTCTCATTCATGCCTATCGTGTTGCAGAAGACCATCGTGTTCTTCTTCCCGTGATGGTCAATCTCGACGGCTTTATTCTCACTCATATGATTGAACCCATCTATCTTCCTTCCAGGGAAGAAGTTCAGGCCTATCTTCCACCTTATAAGCCTCTTTTGAGATTGGACCCCGATAACCCCGTTACAATGGGGCCCGTCGGCGTTCCTGAGGTCTATACGGAGGCGAAGAAGGCTCAGGATGAAGCACTCAAAAATGCGAAACCCGTAATACTTGAAGCCTGGGACGAGTTTGAGAAGCATTTCGGCAGACGCTATCGTCCCGTTGAGGTTTATAAAGCCGATGATGCAGAAACCTTGCTCCTCACGGTGGGGAGCATCTCCGAGACGGCCATGCAGGCCGTGGACATTATGAGGGATAAGGGGCGTAAGGTTGGGCTTGCAAGGCTTCGCCTTTACAGACCCTTTCCCGTAGAAGAGCTTGTAAGTGTGGTTAAGAAGGCAAAAAATTTAATTGTCGTCGATAGGGCTTTAGGTTTTAACGGTCACGTGGGACCTCTCTGCATGGAAGTGAAGTCCACGCTCTTTGACCACGGGATCCGCCCCTACGTAATGAACTACGTGGCGGGACTCGGCGGGAGAGATGTTACCGTTGAAGATTTCGTTTCGATGGTTGATTCAACCGAGCAGAAGGCAAGGGCAAAGGAACCCATGACCTACGAGATTATTAATGTGAGGGAATAA
- the porB gene encoding pyruvate synthase subunit PorB yields MSTAAEALKDFKGFSMKNIPEFEPISPGHRACQGCVEMLGLRLALKALGKNVIVASATGCMEIVTSPYPQTAWRVPWIHVAFENAAAVISGVEAAYKALARKGKIENKNVVFVGYGGDGGTADIGLQALSGALERGHNIVYLCLDNEAYMNTGIQRSSSTPYGAMTTTSPPGKKSIGQATWKKNLPAIAAAHGIPYVATASPAYPIDLMNKVKKAALVPGPAYVHIFAVCPTGWRHDSNIAIEVAKMAVATNVFPLYEVIDGKWILSRKNPKPKPVKEYLKLQRRFRHLTDEEIAKIQARVDQEWRALLERCGVTEETGEKEKGESE; encoded by the coding sequence ATGAGCACGGCAGCAGAAGCACTTAAGGATTTTAAAGGCTTTTCAATGAAAAACATTCCGGAGTTTGAGCCCATATCCCCGGGGCACAGGGCCTGTCAGGGTTGTGTTGAGATGCTGGGGCTCAGGCTTGCTCTGAAGGCTCTGGGGAAGAACGTGATCGTTGCCTCGGCAACGGGTTGCATGGAAATAGTTACTTCGCCTTACCCGCAAACGGCCTGGCGCGTGCCCTGGATACATGTTGCTTTTGAAAATGCAGCGGCCGTTATAAGCGGTGTGGAAGCGGCTTATAAGGCTCTGGCCAGGAAGGGGAAAATTGAGAACAAAAACGTTGTTTTTGTGGGTTACGGCGGTGATGGCGGAACCGCTGACATAGGCCTTCAGGCTTTAAGCGGTGCTCTGGAAAGGGGACATAACATCGTTTACCTGTGTTTGGATAATGAAGCTTACATGAATACGGGAATTCAGCGCTCCTCTTCCACTCCTTATGGCGCCATGACCACGACATCCCCGCCTGGGAAAAAGAGTATAGGTCAGGCTACCTGGAAGAAGAACCTTCCGGCTATTGCGGCGGCTCATGGAATTCCCTATGTTGCGACGGCGTCACCGGCCTATCCGATTGATCTCATGAATAAGGTCAAGAAAGCGGCACTGGTCCCGGGGCCGGCCTATGTCCACATCTTTGCCGTTTGTCCTACAGGGTGGCGACATGACAGCAACATTGCTATTGAAGTGGCAAAAATGGCCGTTGCGACAAACGTTTTTCCGCTTTATGAGGTCATAGACGGTAAGTGGATCCTCTCGAGAAAAAATCCAAAACCCAAGCCCGTTAAAGAGTATTTGAAGCTTCAGAGAAGATTCCGTCATCTCACAGATGAAGAGATAGCAAAGATTCAGGCTCGGGTTGACCAGGAGTGGCGTGCGCTCCTTGAACGGTGTGGTGTAACAGAAGAGACTGGGGAAAAGGAAAAAGGAGAATCCGAGTAA
- a CDS encoding N-acetyltransferase, with amino-acid sequence MENFVIRKAKIGDVRAIQDLIMPYAREGRLLPRSLSELYSRIRDFFVCEDNGRIVGCCGLHIVWEDLAEITSLAVNKEFHGRGIGRSLVQACIEEAEELGIPRLFVLTYEEEFFRKLGFQIVDKNIFPQKIWVDCLKCPKFPECDEVALLFNVSAPQESS; translated from the coding sequence ATGGAAAACTTTGTAATACGAAAAGCGAAGATCGGTGACGTCAGGGCCATTCAGGACCTCATAATGCCTTACGCCAGGGAAGGGCGGCTTTTACCCCGCTCCTTGAGTGAGCTGTATTCCCGCATCCGGGATTTTTTCGTCTGTGAGGATAACGGCCGAATAGTGGGGTGTTGTGGCCTTCATATTGTGTGGGAGGATCTTGCCGAAATAACAAGTCTTGCCGTAAACAAGGAATTTCACGGTCGTGGTATAGGAAGGTCTCTCGTCCAGGCCTGCATAGAAGAAGCTGAAGAGCTGGGTATTCCGCGCCTTTTTGTTCTCACCTATGAAGAGGAATTTTTTCGTAAGCTCGGTTTTCAGATCGTCGACAAAAACATCTTTCCTCAGAAAATCTGGGTGGATTGCCTGAAATGCCCCAAATTTCCCGAGTGTGATGAAGTGGCTTTGCTTTTCAACGTGAGTGCTCCCCAAGAATCTTCTTGA
- the selA gene encoding L-seryl-tRNA(Sec) selenium transferase codes for MKDRRSDNELQEVLKRLPSVDRLLHHREVKKLLDGCPRKIVVNSIREVLEARRKKLTNGYGHLEPPSIEEIVEEVTAAVKNRLEWTLRPVINATGVIIHTNLGRSLLPTEAIDRVCEIASRYNNLEYDLAGGKRGSRYVHAESLIAEITGAEGALVVNNNAAAVFLVLNTLAQGREVIVSRGELVEIGGSFRMPDVMAKSGAVLKEVGCTNRTHLRDYEGAISENTAMILKVHKSNYRIVGFTKEVSTAEIAELAHRKGLLAVEDMGSGCFIDLSRFGLRDEPVVQTELAEGMDLVTFSGDKLLGGPQAGIIVGKKELVEKCKKNPMTRAFRVDKLTLAALEATLRLYLDEATAIKNIPTLRMIATPLHELEERARKLAGLLTEAISSAEDGASGERYFIGVEPTVSRVGGGSLPEQDLPSWAVSVRCSSASRIEKLLRSNKPPIIVRVENDALLMDVRTLLPEDDGYIVTAFKKILGEHSR; via the coding sequence ATGAAAGACCGGAGATCGGATAACGAATTACAGGAGGTATTGAAAAGGCTCCCGTCGGTTGACCGCCTGCTTCATCATCGGGAAGTGAAAAAGCTTCTTGACGGTTGCCCCCGGAAAATTGTCGTGAACTCCATACGAGAGGTCCTCGAGGCCCGGCGCAAAAAACTTACTAACGGCTATGGACACCTTGAACCGCCCTCGATAGAAGAAATCGTCGAAGAAGTAACTGCCGCCGTCAAAAACAGGCTTGAATGGACGTTAAGACCCGTCATCAACGCCACAGGCGTCATTATTCACACGAACCTTGGAAGATCTCTTCTGCCGACCGAGGCCATCGACAGGGTTTGCGAGATAGCTTCCCGGTACAACAATCTTGAATACGACCTTGCCGGAGGAAAACGGGGTTCCCGATACGTTCATGCGGAAAGTTTGATAGCGGAAATCACCGGTGCCGAAGGAGCCCTGGTCGTAAACAACAATGCCGCAGCGGTATTTCTGGTTCTCAACACTCTTGCTCAGGGCCGCGAGGTCATAGTTTCCAGAGGCGAACTGGTCGAAATCGGGGGCTCCTTCAGGATGCCCGACGTCATGGCCAAAAGCGGGGCTGTACTCAAGGAAGTGGGTTGCACCAACAGAACTCATCTCAGAGACTACGAAGGGGCCATTTCCGAAAACACGGCTATGATACTGAAGGTCCACAAAAGCAATTACAGAATAGTGGGCTTTACGAAAGAAGTGAGCACGGCAGAAATAGCGGAGCTTGCACACCGAAAGGGGCTTCTTGCGGTAGAAGATATGGGAAGCGGTTGCTTCATCGATCTCAGCCGCTTCGGCCTCAGAGACGAACCCGTGGTGCAGACCGAACTTGCCGAAGGTATGGATCTGGTAACCTTCAGTGGAGACAAGTTACTCGGAGGTCCTCAGGCCGGGATAATCGTGGGCAAAAAAGAGCTCGTCGAGAAATGCAAAAAGAATCCCATGACCAGGGCTTTCAGGGTAGATAAGCTGACGCTTGCAGCTCTTGAAGCCACCCTGAGGCTTTATCTCGACGAAGCTACGGCAATAAAGAACATCCCAACCCTCAGGATGATTGCAACACCACTTCACGAACTGGAAGAGAGGGCCAGGAAACTGGCAGGGTTGCTCACAGAGGCCATTTCCTCTGCGGAAGACGGTGCTTCTGGGGAGAGGTATTTCATCGGGGTTGAGCCCACCGTTTCAAGAGTCGGAGGCGGGTCGCTTCCGGAACAGGATCTTCCTTCCTGGGCGGTATCGGTAAGGTGTTCATCGGCTTCGCGTATAGAGAAATTGCTGAGGTCGAATAAGCCACCCATTATCGTTCGAGTCGAAAACGATGCCCTCTTAATGGATGTGAGGACTCTATTACCCGAAGACGATGGTTACATAGTGACGGCTTTCAAGAAGATTCTTGGGGAGCACTCACGTTGA
- the mfd gene encoding transcription-repair coupling factor, with translation MPHLTEATESFSPGNSASRSANLETLWRTLSSLKGQVSLHGLNLSALGYVSVRLLSLAKAHIVLVVPEEKEQELLTEGVEFFLQNRNAKREEAAFSERLLVFPPKFAYRGVWSGQAHDAAQRMKTLTRLLWNNTPGIFVVPARSLLEKTLPREVLEESLMHIRVGEELPADFEQVVYSWGYVRVNLVEEPGDWSRRGDLYDLYTPLYTWPIRIEVWGNQVESIRFFHPSSQRSLGKADDVFIVPCREIIVDEEARERASRILMEDVEAGLVEASALPYWLKRINDGSWKDNERMIGTCYESLGILSDYFPVNSIWIWWDADRTESVLREYYDQQLSELLGSGDGKRREQEWRQPVDRWLESPEAIYRSLKSFRHIWCDDLRYSDESERPVIRVDVRGMEFLKESLRAVRPGERLLEPLVRSLTAWKESHVRAVIVCGHKHRAERLKQLLSEYDLPVDLLDGPAAWESLPPGSLFITTGRLSRGFEWPAEYMAVLSEEELFGRGRRSRRGGSGVKGIALSSFQDLSEGDYVVHVDHGIGRYRGLVRLKSEGFEGDFLLIEYMDEDKLYVPVEKLHKVQKYVGVDDAPPRIDRLGGKHWETAKKKARESAEKIAEELLRIYALRQVKEGYAFSPPDRLYHEFEALFPFEETPDQLKAIEDVLADMMSPRPADRLICGDVGFGKTEVALRAAFKAVMDGKQVAVLVPTTVLAEQHFRTFSERFAPFPVTVELLSRFRTPAQQKKVIEGLKKGTVDIVIGTHRLLQRDVAFRDLGLLIIDEEHRFGVKHKERLKELRVSVDVITLTATPIPRTLHMALSGIRDLSVIETPPEDRKAVKTFLIDFDEAVIRDAIRKELSRGGQVFFVHNHVQNIQQMAEFIRKLVPEARVGVAHGQMKERELEKAMMAFVRGETDVLVCTTIIESGLDIPRANTIIINRADRFGLAQMYQLRGRVGRSDEQAYAYLIIPGEHLITKDARKRLRALLDFSDLGSGFKIAMNDLQIRGGGTILGSAQSGHIAAVGYELYLELVQEMIRRLKGDSPEEVPEPEIKVAASAFLPDEYIPDTSQRLVAYKKLASASTEEDINELVKEWRDRFGTLPTQAKNLIMLAKIRLLMKELGILRIEETGERFRICFVKKDEEGKFSSWASDKGISVHKHPEGGLLISVPHEKMLYRLAFLKRTLHSFWERDRSEKKSLKA, from the coding sequence ATGCCCCATCTGACCGAAGCGACGGAGAGTTTTTCTCCGGGGAATTCGGCTTCCCGTTCTGCTAATCTGGAGACCCTCTGGCGTACTTTGTCTTCTCTGAAGGGGCAGGTTTCCCTTCATGGGCTCAATCTGAGCGCCCTCGGCTACGTTTCCGTTCGGCTTCTTTCTCTGGCAAAGGCACACATAGTTTTGGTCGTGCCCGAGGAAAAGGAACAGGAGCTTTTGACGGAGGGTGTTGAATTTTTCCTTCAGAATCGGAATGCCAAAAGGGAGGAAGCGGCTTTCTCCGAGCGTTTGCTCGTCTTTCCACCCAAGTTCGCCTATCGGGGGGTATGGTCCGGTCAGGCCCACGATGCCGCACAGAGGATGAAAACCCTGACACGATTGCTGTGGAATAACACTCCCGGGATATTTGTCGTTCCTGCCAGATCACTTCTCGAGAAAACGCTTCCCAGAGAAGTGCTGGAGGAATCGCTCATGCACATCCGGGTCGGTGAGGAACTGCCGGCCGATTTTGAGCAAGTTGTGTATTCCTGGGGGTATGTCAGGGTTAACCTGGTGGAAGAGCCCGGCGATTGGAGCAGGCGCGGTGACCTGTACGATCTTTATACTCCTCTTTATACATGGCCGATCCGCATAGAGGTATGGGGAAATCAGGTTGAATCAATCCGCTTTTTTCATCCCTCCAGTCAGCGGTCTCTGGGAAAAGCCGACGATGTCTTTATAGTACCTTGTCGTGAAATTATAGTCGACGAAGAGGCTCGGGAAAGGGCGAGCCGCATTCTGATGGAAGATGTGGAAGCAGGACTCGTGGAAGCTTCCGCTCTGCCTTACTGGTTGAAGAGAATAAACGATGGCTCCTGGAAAGATAACGAACGCATGATCGGGACATGTTACGAGAGCCTGGGCATTCTGTCTGACTACTTCCCCGTCAATAGCATCTGGATCTGGTGGGATGCGGACAGGACAGAAAGCGTGCTCAGGGAGTACTATGATCAGCAACTCTCCGAGTTGTTGGGAAGCGGGGACGGAAAGCGAAGGGAGCAGGAATGGCGACAGCCTGTTGATCGGTGGCTTGAGTCTCCGGAGGCCATATACCGTAGCCTGAAGAGCTTCAGGCATATATGGTGCGATGACCTCCGATACTCCGACGAAAGCGAAAGGCCTGTGATCCGGGTAGATGTTCGGGGAATGGAGTTTCTCAAGGAGTCGCTCAGGGCTGTTCGTCCCGGTGAGAGACTTCTTGAACCTCTGGTAAGGTCTCTGACTGCGTGGAAGGAAAGTCACGTGAGGGCTGTCATCGTTTGCGGGCACAAACACAGAGCCGAACGATTGAAGCAACTTCTTTCGGAGTACGATCTTCCGGTTGATCTTTTAGATGGTCCGGCAGCCTGGGAGTCTTTGCCTCCGGGTTCCTTATTTATCACTACGGGACGTTTGTCCCGTGGTTTTGAGTGGCCGGCAGAGTACATGGCCGTCCTATCAGAGGAGGAGCTTTTCGGTCGGGGTCGGCGGAGCCGACGTGGCGGTAGCGGTGTTAAGGGAATTGCTCTCAGTTCTTTTCAGGATCTTTCCGAAGGGGACTACGTTGTCCACGTGGATCACGGTATAGGAAGATACCGTGGGCTGGTTCGCCTGAAGAGTGAAGGCTTCGAAGGCGATTTTCTTCTCATTGAGTACATGGATGAGGATAAGCTCTATGTGCCGGTGGAAAAGCTCCATAAGGTGCAGAAGTATGTCGGTGTGGACGATGCTCCGCCGAGGATAGATAGGCTTGGTGGGAAACACTGGGAGACGGCAAAAAAGAAGGCTCGCGAATCCGCCGAAAAGATCGCAGAGGAGCTTTTGAGAATTTACGCTCTCCGTCAGGTAAAAGAGGGTTATGCCTTCTCACCACCCGATCGCCTTTACCATGAATTTGAAGCCCTGTTCCCCTTTGAGGAAACCCCAGATCAGCTTAAGGCCATTGAGGATGTGCTGGCCGACATGATGAGCCCCAGGCCTGCCGATCGCCTCATCTGCGGGGATGTCGGTTTCGGCAAAACCGAAGTGGCCCTTCGTGCCGCCTTCAAGGCCGTTATGGACGGAAAGCAGGTAGCGGTCCTGGTGCCCACGACCGTTCTTGCCGAACAGCACTTCAGAACCTTCAGCGAAAGGTTTGCTCCTTTTCCCGTAACCGTTGAACTTTTGAGTCGCTTCAGAACACCGGCTCAGCAGAAAAAGGTCATAGAGGGATTGAAAAAAGGAACGGTGGATATAGTTATAGGAACTCACAGATTGCTCCAGAGGGATGTGGCTTTTCGTGACCTTGGGCTCCTGATAATCGACGAAGAACACCGCTTTGGAGTTAAGCATAAGGAGCGATTAAAGGAGCTTCGAGTATCCGTTGACGTGATAACGCTTACGGCAACGCCAATTCCCCGAACCCTGCACATGGCACTTTCGGGTATTCGGGATCTTTCCGTAATAGAAACGCCGCCGGAGGATCGTAAAGCCGTTAAGACCTTTTTGATTGATTTTGACGAGGCTGTTATACGGGATGCCATAAGGAAGGAGCTATCCCGGGGAGGGCAGGTCTTTTTTGTTCATAACCATGTTCAAAACATTCAGCAGATGGCGGAGTTCATCCGGAAACTCGTGCCCGAAGCCAGAGTCGGCGTGGCTCACGGTCAGATGAAAGAACGAGAGCTGGAAAAAGCCATGATGGCCTTTGTTCGTGGAGAAACCGATGTGCTGGTCTGCACCACCATAATAGAGTCTGGACTGGATATACCCAGGGCCAATACAATCATAATCAACCGGGCAGATCGCTTCGGGCTTGCGCAGATGTATCAGCTCAGAGGCCGTGTGGGCAGATCCGATGAACAGGCCTATGCCTATCTAATCATCCCGGGAGAACATCTCATAACGAAAGATGCCCGTAAAAGGCTTAGAGCCCTGCTGGATTTCAGTGATCTTGGGAGCGGTTTTAAAATCGCCATGAACGACCTCCAGATCAGAGGGGGCGGCACAATTCTGGGATCGGCTCAGTCGGGTCATATCGCCGCAGTGGGGTATGAGCTTTATCTTGAGCTCGTTCAGGAAATGATTCGCAGACTCAAAGGGGACTCTCCGGAGGAAGTGCCGGAGCCGGAAATAAAAGTAGCGGCTTCCGCTTTTCTACCGGATGAATACATCCCCGATACTTCTCAACGGCTTGTGGCGTATAAAAAACTTGCTTCGGCTTCGACGGAAGAAGATATTAACGAACTGGTTAAGGAGTGGCGTGACCGTTTCGGAACGCTTCCGACTCAGGCCAAGAACCTGATAATGCTGGCCAAGATCAGGCTTCTTATGAAAGAGCTCGGAATATTGAGGATTGAAGAAACGGGAGAACGGTTTAGAATATGCTTCGTAAAGAAAGATGAAGAAGGGAAATTTTCGAGCTGGGCCTCTGATAAGGGTATCAGTGTTCACAAACATCCCGAAGGTGGCCTGTTGATAAGTGTTCCTCATGAGAAGATGCTTTACAGGTTGGCTTTCCTGAAAAGAACTTTGCACTCTTTCTGGGAGCGTGATAGGTCAGAGAAAAAATCTTTAAAAGCCTAG
- a CDS encoding peptidylprolyl isomerase has translation MKKFFNRDYRSVLYLVSLLLCVFCNPLKAEVLDRIVAVVNDEIILYSDLRAEIAFIKRNSPRPIPLPQSVLEREVLRQMVEEKLVEQEMKRLKIKVDESEVDAAVESIKQSNGWSDDQFEYVLKQQGMSIDDFRKEIRRELERSRLMERVFQSRTVITDDQIEEYLREHGGQLSSGRVNLSIIFIPSEERVNKTAEDILREIQKGADFYELARKYSKGPAADQGGRVGWMSLDELAEPIKEAVSGLSPGQVSEVISLDAGDFIVRLEERETYSPGTITERDREKIRRLLFNQEVNKKFKEWMQDLMKRSYVKIML, from the coding sequence ATGAAAAAATTCTTTAATCGGGATTACAGGTCCGTTCTATACTTGGTTTCTCTGTTGCTCTGTGTTTTTTGCAATCCTTTAAAAGCTGAGGTTCTGGATCGTATAGTGGCCGTTGTTAACGATGAGATAATACTGTACAGTGATCTCAGGGCCGAAATAGCCTTTATTAAAAGAAATTCTCCCAGGCCGATTCCTCTGCCCCAATCGGTTCTGGAAAGAGAAGTGCTCAGGCAAATGGTTGAGGAAAAGCTGGTAGAACAGGAAATGAAACGGTTGAAAATAAAGGTTGACGAATCGGAGGTGGATGCGGCCGTTGAGAGTATAAAACAGTCGAACGGCTGGAGTGATGATCAATTTGAGTATGTTCTCAAGCAACAGGGCATGAGTATTGATGACTTCAGAAAGGAAATTCGCAGGGAACTGGAGCGCTCTCGACTTATGGAACGCGTCTTCCAATCCAGAACGGTTATAACCGATGATCAGATTGAAGAATATTTGCGTGAACACGGGGGGCAACTGAGTTCGGGAAGGGTCAATCTGTCGATCATATTCATACCTTCTGAAGAGAGAGTAAATAAAACGGCGGAAGATATTCTCAGAGAGATTCAAAAGGGGGCTGATTTTTACGAACTGGCGAGGAAATACTCAAAAGGACCTGCGGCGGATCAGGGCGGCAGGGTTGGGTGGATGAGCCTGGACGAGCTCGCCGAGCCGATAAAAGAGGCCGTCTCCGGACTTTCGCCTGGCCAGGTATCGGAAGTGATTTCTCTTGATGCAGGCGACTTCATTGTTAGACTGGAAGAAAGAGAAACCTACTCACCCGGTACCATAACAGAGCGTGATAGAGAAAAGATCCGAAGGCTTCTTTTTAATCAGGAAGTGAATAAAAAATTTAAAGAATGGATGCAAGATTTGATGAAAAGGTCTTATGTGAAAATAATGTTATAA
- a CDS encoding helix-turn-helix domain-containing protein has protein sequence MTSDTLQRYKSPAELGNALKALREEAGHSLDYVSSETNIAVDVLKCLEEGRWERLGSKFLVKSFIRMYCQAIKTSPRPFIEAIENIDESYRRDYYFERLLQRKPRRIKNKSRLVFYATVVLISSLVVSGGVYLFHRSNRLPAPNPEAVHNFVPPLPEVTREEEAKEPQKSVLPSVGVVDRENSSLEALSQKGEIMSGNEGPPLASVMEKGERDVRAPELGNAETLQKVEDNSLRVKALEEAWVRIWVDEEKPVSRLLASGEELQFADAVKARLILGNAGGTEIIWHGEKLPPAGKRGQVVRLTLPDDIPRIKKQP, from the coding sequence ATGACTTCTGATACATTACAAAGATACAAAAGCCCTGCCGAACTTGGAAATGCCCTGAAAGCGCTGAGGGAAGAAGCGGGGCATTCTCTTGATTATGTTTCTTCGGAAACGAACATAGCAGTAGATGTATTGAAGTGTCTTGAAGAGGGACGCTGGGAGCGGCTGGGATCAAAGTTTCTGGTAAAAAGCTTCATCAGAATGTATTGTCAGGCCATCAAAACATCGCCCAGGCCTTTTATTGAGGCAATCGAAAATATAGACGAATCATATCGAAGAGATTACTACTTTGAGCGGCTTTTACAGCGTAAACCAAGACGCATAAAAAATAAGAGCCGCCTTGTCTTTTATGCAACTGTTGTTCTGATTTCTTCGCTTGTGGTATCCGGTGGGGTTTACCTGTTTCACAGGTCAAATCGGCTTCCTGCACCGAACCCTGAAGCCGTACATAATTTTGTTCCCCCCTTGCCGGAAGTTACTCGTGAGGAGGAAGCAAAGGAGCCTCAGAAGTCAGTACTCCCCTCTGTTGGTGTGGTCGATCGGGAGAACAGTTCTTTAGAAGCCTTATCGCAGAAAGGCGAAATAATGTCGGGGAATGAAGGACCCCCTTTGGCCTCGGTTATGGAAAAGGGTGAAAGGGATGTCAGAGCCCCGGAGCTTGGGAATGCTGAGACATTGCAGAAAGTTGAGGACAACTCTCTTCGGGTAAAAGCTCTTGAGGAGGCCTGGGTTCGAATATGGGTTGATGAAGAAAAGCCCGTAAGCAGGCTGCTGGCGTCGGGTGAGGAGTTGCAGTTCGCCGATGCCGTTAAGGCCAGGCTTATTCTCGGCAATGCAGGGGGTACTGAGATTATATGGCACGGCGAGAAGTTGCCTCCCGCCGGAAAACGAGGTCAGGTGGTAAGGCTCACACTTCCGGACGACATTCCCCGAATTAAAAAACAGCCATGA